Proteins co-encoded in one Kutzneria chonburiensis genomic window:
- a CDS encoding glycosyltransferase: MTPPELIPELRTASKLERVRLYFERAFVDAAPGTVRDLEAILTDFPADVLLADQLVIAASMVSERGGPPFARLATTRLGTYSRDTPPPGLGLAPGSRLRDRALTMLQRHVLFRRPARHLDDVRESLGLPRRGYAVFDEFMSPWLFLMDTAESFEFPRSDLPPQVHFIGALTPDPPSYDSRDSYEEPAWWPGLDDGRPVVLVALSTVANARSNLIGAAVDAFAGMDLTAVVATGGADFVAPAALPSNVHIEQFVPLAAIMPYVKVFVTNGGYGGVQMALKHGVPMVVAGVTEEKPDIAARVAWSGVGIRLSTDAPSADVLRRAVMEVLAGPGYGAAAGRIAEDLGRHDAPVEAVELLEELARTGRPVVRRG, translated from the coding sequence GTGACGCCGCCAGAGCTCATTCCCGAGCTGCGTACCGCGTCGAAGCTGGAGCGTGTCCGCCTGTACTTCGAACGGGCGTTCGTGGACGCCGCGCCCGGCACCGTCCGGGACCTTGAGGCGATCCTGACCGATTTTCCAGCCGACGTGCTGCTGGCCGACCAGTTGGTGATCGCCGCCTCCATGGTGTCGGAGCGCGGCGGGCCGCCGTTCGCGCGGCTGGCCACGACGCGTCTCGGCACCTACAGCCGTGACACGCCGCCGCCTGGTCTCGGTCTCGCTCCCGGTTCGCGGTTGCGCGATCGGGCACTGACGATGTTGCAGCGCCACGTTTTGTTCCGGCGGCCGGCGCGGCACCTTGATGACGTCCGAGAGAGCCTCGGCCTGCCTCGGCGTGGCTACGCCGTGTTCGACGAGTTCATGTCGCCTTGGCTGTTCCTGATGGACACCGCCGAGTCTTTCGAGTTCCCTCGGAGTGATCTGCCGCCGCAGGTGCACTTCATCGGTGCGCTGACGCCGGATCCGCCTTCGTATGACTCGCGTGATTCGTATGAGGAGCCGGCGTGGTGGCCTGGGCTGGACGACGGTCGGCCTGTGGTGCTGGTTGCGTTGAGCACCGTTGCCAATGCCCGGTCGAACTTGATCGGCGCTGCCGTCGATGCCTTTGCCGGGATGGACTTGACCGCTGTTGTCGCCACCGGGGGTGCTGATTTTGTTGCTCCGGCGGCACTTCCGTCGAATGTCCACATCGAACAGTTCGTGCCGCTGGCTGCGATCATGCCGTACGTGAAAGTTTTCGTGACCAATGGCGGGTATGGTGGCGTTCAGATGGCTCTGAAGCATGGTGTGCCGATGGTGGTGGCCGGGGTGACGGAGGAGAAGCCTGACATTGCGGCCCGTGTTGCTTGGTCGGGGGTGGGGATCCGGCTTTCCACGGATGCCCCGAGTGCTGATGTTTTGCGGCGGGCTGTGATGGAAGTCCTTGCCGGGCCGGGGTATGGGGCCGCCGCTGGGCGGATTGCTGAGGACCTTGGCCGGCACGACGCTCCTGTCGAGGCTGTGGAATTGTTGGAGGAGCTTGCTCGGACGGGGCGGCCGGTGGTGCGGCGGGGGTAG
- a CDS encoding HNH endonuclease signature motif containing protein, producing MELTRDIEHLEPIGALFDLVVGVDPASLTQEQLVNFVGVARKVRAVCEWAEHEALNHIDDLTELAMATKVSEPALARSQEVAAALETHPALAERFRRGEIDLARFAAVHERTRHLADPAQVADVDQALAEQAGGMTRTQVCRKATALVAKADPDGHEQRCHKAKDDRQVGLSALPDGMAKLTWILPAAEAHQLFQQICADAKSLPKDERTTDQKRSDVLWDRLRGKHTNWNVRTFVTISMETLLGLTNDPGQLAGYGPIAAEAARELAMHGPFRGLLLDEYQQISAISTDTYRPTALMKETSVARAGGTCTAPGCTLPIQEHDHITPWPTGQTEATNLQGLCTWHHHRKHDNYTVTQDSDGTTHWITPAGRHHTTHPMRH from the coding sequence ATGGAACTCACCCGCGACATCGAGCACCTGGAACCCATCGGGGCCCTGTTCGATCTGGTGGTGGGAGTGGATCCGGCAAGCCTGACCCAAGAACAGTTGGTCAATTTCGTGGGGGTGGCCCGGAAGGTGCGGGCCGTGTGTGAATGGGCCGAACATGAGGCCCTCAACCACATCGACGACCTCACCGAATTGGCGATGGCCACGAAGGTCTCGGAGCCGGCCCTGGCCCGGTCGCAAGAGGTCGCCGCTGCTCTGGAGACTCACCCTGCGCTGGCGGAGCGGTTCCGCCGGGGTGAGATCGACCTGGCCCGGTTCGCGGCGGTCCACGAGCGGACCCGCCACCTCGCCGACCCGGCCCAGGTCGCCGACGTCGACCAGGCCCTGGCCGAGCAGGCCGGTGGTATGACCCGGACTCAGGTGTGTCGCAAGGCCACCGCGCTGGTCGCCAAGGCCGACCCCGATGGCCACGAGCAGCGCTGCCACAAGGCCAAGGACGACCGGCAGGTCGGACTCTCTGCCTTGCCTGACGGTATGGCCAAGCTGACCTGGATCCTCCCGGCTGCTGAGGCTCACCAGCTGTTCCAGCAGATCTGCGCGGATGCGAAGTCGCTGCCGAAGGATGAGCGCACCACCGACCAGAAACGCTCCGATGTGCTCTGGGACCGTCTGCGGGGCAAGCACACCAACTGGAACGTGCGGACCTTCGTGACGATCTCGATGGAGACCCTGCTCGGGTTGACCAACGACCCCGGTCAGCTCGCCGGCTATGGCCCGATCGCGGCCGAGGCGGCCCGGGAGCTGGCCATGCACGGCCCCTTCCGGGGACTCCTCCTCGACGAGTACCAGCAGATCTCCGCGATCAGCACCGACACCTACCGGCCCACGGCACTGATGAAAGAGACGTCCGTTGCTCGGGCCGGCGGGACCTGCACCGCCCCCGGCTGCACCCTGCCCATCCAGGAACACGACCACATCACCCCCTGGCCCACAGGTCAGACAGAGGCGACCAACCTGCAAGGGCTCTGCACCTGGCACCACCACCGCAAACACGACAACTACACAGTGACCCAGGATTCAGACGGCACCACCCACTGGATCACCCCGGCCGGCCGCCACCACACCACCCACCCCATGCGCCACTAA
- a CDS encoding LysR family transcriptional regulator: MQFQQLAYFVAVAEHRHFTRAAEHVRVAQPSLSQQIRALEHDLGAPLFHRIRGNVTLTEAGETLLPIARRILAEIEGARRAIRELDELERGRVRLGAPPSLCTGLLPAILSAFRRRYPGIQLELHESGSGDLRARLAEGALDLALLAGPRHAGDHQLSTTELLLEELVLISAGDAHPSEYRLAVRELVDVPLVMFRRGYDVRDVTVNACRAAGFEPSFAIEGGEMDAVLELVRAGVGAAVVPSTVVGGRFRMTRFAADAGMTRIVQLAYRQGVDPTRAVRALRSAILAFIADPARRSSLPVGTEPLVDFAGLGLGLG, translated from the coding sequence ATGCAGTTCCAGCAGCTCGCCTACTTCGTCGCGGTCGCCGAGCACCGGCACTTCACGCGCGCCGCCGAGCACGTGCGGGTGGCGCAACCTTCGCTGTCCCAACAGATCCGGGCCTTGGAGCACGACCTCGGCGCGCCGCTTTTCCACCGGATCCGGGGGAACGTGACGTTGACCGAGGCCGGCGAGACCCTGTTGCCGATCGCCCGGCGCATCTTGGCCGAGATCGAGGGGGCGCGACGGGCCATCCGCGAGCTCGACGAGCTCGAGCGTGGCCGGGTTCGGCTCGGTGCGCCGCCCAGCCTGTGCACCGGTCTGCTGCCGGCGATCCTGTCCGCGTTTCGCCGTCGGTATCCCGGGATTCAGTTGGAGCTACACGAAAGCGGGTCCGGTGATCTGCGGGCGCGGTTGGCTGAGGGTGCGTTGGACCTGGCGCTGTTGGCCGGGCCTCGGCATGCCGGTGACCATCAGTTGTCCACTACCGAGCTTCTGCTTGAGGAGCTCGTGTTGATCTCTGCGGGCGATGCGCATCCGTCGGAGTACCGTCTGGCGGTCCGGGAACTGGTTGACGTGCCGCTGGTGATGTTCCGGCGTGGTTATGACGTACGCGACGTCACGGTTAATGCTTGCCGGGCGGCGGGGTTCGAGCCTTCGTTTGCCATCGAGGGTGGCGAGATGGACGCGGTGCTTGAGCTCGTCAGGGCGGGGGTCGGGGCGGCGGTCGTGCCCAGCACGGTCGTCGGGGGGCGTTTTCGTATGACCCGGTTTGCGGCTGACGCGGGCATGACGCGGATCGTGCAGCTTGCTTATCGTCAGGGGGTTGACCCGACGCGTGCTGTTCGGGCGCTGCGGTCCGCCATTCTTGCGTTTATCGCTGATCCTGCGCGGCGTTCGTCGCTGCCTGTGGGGACTGAGCCGCTGGTTGACTTCGCTGGGTTGGGACTGGGGTTGGGGTAG
- a CDS encoding succinate dehydrogenase cytochrome b subunit, whose amino-acid sequence MVIEAAQRPARRNRPAARQFWDSTIGKKIVMAVTGAALLGFVFAHMVGNLKTFFGANDLNAYAHWLRTIGEPVLHYEWFLWIMRTGLILAVVLHITATVQLVRRDHRARPVRYAHRRPMRATFAVHTMRWGGATLAVFIVWHILDLTVGKVNQDFIAGDPYHNLVADFQVWWVNVIYLVALAMLGLHINHGFASAARTLGVTSVTRERALKVFGSAMAIVTTAGFAVVPIAVMTGLVH is encoded by the coding sequence GTGGTCATCGAAGCGGCGCAGCGGCCCGCCCGGCGGAACCGACCGGCCGCCCGGCAGTTCTGGGACTCGACGATCGGCAAGAAGATCGTCATGGCGGTCACGGGCGCGGCCCTGCTCGGGTTCGTGTTCGCGCACATGGTCGGCAATCTCAAGACCTTCTTCGGTGCGAACGACCTCAACGCCTACGCGCACTGGCTCCGCACGATCGGCGAGCCGGTGCTGCACTACGAGTGGTTCCTGTGGATCATGCGAACAGGCCTGATCCTCGCCGTGGTGCTGCACATCACCGCGACCGTGCAGTTGGTCCGCCGCGACCATCGGGCCCGCCCGGTGCGCTACGCCCACCGCCGGCCGATGAGGGCCACCTTCGCCGTGCACACGATGCGCTGGGGCGGGGCCACGCTGGCGGTGTTCATCGTCTGGCACATCCTCGACCTGACCGTCGGCAAGGTGAACCAGGACTTCATCGCCGGCGATCCGTACCACAACCTCGTGGCCGACTTCCAGGTCTGGTGGGTCAACGTCATCTACCTGGTCGCTCTGGCGATGCTCGGCCTGCACATCAACCACGGCTTCGCCAGCGCCGCCCGCACGCTCGGCGTCACCAGCGTGACCAGGGAACGGGCGCTCAAGGTCTTCGGCAGCGCGATGGCGATCGTCACCACGGCCGGCTTCGCGGTCGTGCCGATCGCCGTCATGACGGGATTGGTGCACTGA
- a CDS encoding fumarate reductase/succinate dehydrogenase flavoprotein subunit, whose protein sequence is MYVEGNPIADTAAPQVPLEKRWDERKFTAKLVNPANRRKHRVIVVGTGLAGGSAGATLAEQGYHVVQFCFQDSPRRAHSVAAQGGINAAKNYRNDGDSTYRLFYDTVKGGDFRSRESNVYRLAQVSGQIIDQAVAQGVPFAREYGGLLDTRSFGGVQVQRTFYARGQTGQQLLIGAYQALSRQIDAGNVELHARTEMLDLIVVDGKARGIVARDLITGEITTHLADAVVLATGGYGNVFYLSTNAKGSNATAIWRAHKRGAYFANPCFTQIHPTCIPRSGEHQSKLTLMSESLRNDGRIWVPKRQSDTRPPQDIPEDERDYYLERQYPSFGNLVPRDIASRAAKNMCDAGYGVGPGGLGVYLDFADAIKRLGRPAIEARYGNLFDMYQRITAEDPYQVPMRIYPAIHYTMGGLWVDYDLQSTIPGLFVIGEANFSDHGANRLGASALMQGLADGYFVLPATLNDYLGGTKLDTIDAGREEVRNTEAQVRQRIEKLLNVKGKRSVDSFHRELGVLMWDYCGMSRTREGLTKALERIPELRAEFWRDVRILGSKDELNQELEKANRVADFLELAELLLIDALHREESCGGHFREEHQTPEGEAQRDDGNFAYVAAWEHGEIPVLHREELAFEHVHPTQRSYT, encoded by the coding sequence ATGTACGTCGAAGGCAACCCGATCGCCGACACCGCCGCGCCGCAAGTCCCGCTGGAGAAGCGTTGGGACGAAAGGAAGTTCACCGCCAAACTGGTGAACCCGGCCAACCGGCGCAAGCACCGCGTGATCGTCGTCGGCACCGGCCTTGCCGGCGGCTCGGCGGGAGCGACACTGGCCGAGCAGGGCTATCACGTGGTGCAGTTCTGCTTCCAGGACTCCCCGAGGCGGGCCCACTCGGTCGCGGCGCAGGGCGGGATCAACGCGGCCAAGAACTACCGCAACGACGGCGACTCGACCTACCGCCTGTTCTACGACACGGTGAAGGGCGGCGACTTCCGCTCCCGAGAGTCCAATGTGTACCGACTGGCCCAGGTCTCCGGGCAGATCATCGACCAGGCGGTGGCCCAGGGCGTGCCGTTCGCCCGTGAGTACGGCGGCCTGCTGGACACGCGGTCGTTCGGCGGCGTGCAGGTGCAGCGCACGTTCTACGCCCGAGGGCAGACGGGCCAACAGCTGCTGATCGGGGCGTACCAGGCGCTCTCGCGGCAGATCGACGCCGGCAACGTGGAGCTCCACGCCCGCACCGAGATGCTCGACCTGATCGTGGTCGACGGCAAGGCCCGTGGCATCGTGGCCCGCGACCTGATCACCGGGGAGATCACCACGCACCTGGCCGATGCCGTGGTGCTGGCCACCGGCGGCTACGGGAACGTGTTCTACCTGTCCACGAATGCCAAGGGCTCCAACGCGACCGCGATCTGGCGGGCCCACAAGCGCGGCGCTTACTTCGCCAACCCGTGCTTCACGCAGATCCACCCCACCTGCATCCCGCGCTCCGGCGAGCACCAGTCGAAGCTGACCCTGATGAGCGAGTCGCTGCGCAACGACGGCCGGATCTGGGTGCCGAAAAGGCAGTCCGACACCCGGCCGCCGCAGGACATTCCCGAGGACGAGCGGGACTACTACCTCGAACGCCAGTACCCGAGCTTCGGCAACCTCGTGCCACGCGACATCGCTTCCCGCGCGGCCAAGAACATGTGCGACGCCGGGTACGGCGTCGGTCCGGGCGGCCTCGGCGTCTACCTGGACTTCGCCGATGCGATCAAACGCCTTGGCCGGCCGGCGATCGAGGCCCGCTACGGCAACCTGTTCGACATGTACCAACGGATCACGGCCGAGGACCCGTACCAGGTCCCGATGCGGATCTACCCGGCGATCCACTACACCATGGGCGGATTGTGGGTCGACTACGACCTCCAGAGCACGATCCCCGGCCTGTTCGTCATCGGTGAAGCCAATTTCTCCGATCACGGCGCCAATCGGCTCGGGGCGTCGGCCTTGATGCAGGGCCTGGCCGACGGCTACTTCGTGCTGCCGGCCACCCTCAACGACTACCTCGGCGGCACCAAGCTCGACACCATCGACGCCGGCCGCGAGGAAGTCCGAAACACAGAAGCCCAGGTGCGGCAACGGATCGAGAAACTGCTCAACGTCAAGGGAAAGCGGTCGGTGGACTCGTTCCACCGCGAGCTGGGCGTGTTGATGTGGGACTACTGCGGCATGTCCCGCACCCGTGAGGGCCTGACCAAGGCCCTGGAACGGATTCCCGAGCTGCGCGCCGAGTTCTGGCGTGACGTCCGCATCCTCGGCTCAAAGGACGAGCTCAACCAGGAGTTGGAGAAGGCCAACCGGGTGGCCGACTTCCTTGAACTGGCGGAACTGCTGCTGATCGACGCACTGCACCGCGAGGAGTCGTGTGGCGGGCACTTCCGCGAGGAGCACCAGACGCCCGAGGGCGAGGCCCAGCGCGACGACGGCAACTTCGCTTACGTCGCCGCGTGGGAGCACGGCGAGATTCCCGTGCTGCACCGCGAGGAACTGGCCTTCGAGCACGTCCACCCCACCCAGCGGAGCTACACGTGA
- a CDS encoding succinate dehydrogenase/fumarate reductase iron-sulfur subunit produces MKLTVRIWRQAGPKADGKLVAYPVDDVSPDMSFLELLDVLNQDLIAAGEEPVAFDHDCREGICGSCGVVINGQAHGPERTTSCQLHLRSFSDGDTIDVEPWRAKGFPIIKDLVVDRSALDRIVQAGGYITAPTGSAPDAHATPVPKPSADLAFDNATCIGCGACVAACPNGSAMLFTAAKVTHLSLLPQGEPERAQRVLDMVDTMDDEGFGGCTNTGECVGSCPKGIPFASIATLNREFLKASRTRR; encoded by the coding sequence GTGAAACTCACCGTTCGCATCTGGCGGCAGGCCGGTCCCAAGGCTGACGGCAAACTCGTCGCCTACCCGGTCGACGACGTCAGCCCGGACATGTCGTTCCTGGAGCTGCTCGACGTTCTCAACCAGGACCTGATCGCGGCCGGCGAGGAACCGGTGGCCTTCGACCACGACTGCCGCGAGGGCATCTGCGGCTCCTGCGGCGTTGTGATCAACGGCCAGGCCCACGGCCCCGAGCGCACGACCTCGTGCCAGCTGCACCTGCGCTCGTTCTCCGACGGCGACACGATCGACGTGGAACCGTGGCGGGCCAAGGGTTTCCCGATCATCAAAGACCTGGTCGTGGACCGGTCGGCGCTGGACCGGATCGTGCAGGCCGGCGGCTACATCACCGCCCCGACCGGCAGCGCGCCGGACGCGCACGCCACGCCGGTGCCCAAGCCGTCGGCCGACCTGGCCTTCGACAACGCCACCTGCATCGGCTGCGGGGCCTGCGTCGCCGCCTGCCCCAACGGCTCGGCGATGCTGTTCACCGCGGCCAAGGTGACCCACCTCAGCCTGCTGCCGCAGGGCGAGCCCGAACGGGCGCAACGGGTGCTGGACATGGTCGACACCATGGACGACGAGGGCTTCGGCGGCTGCACCAACACCGGCGAGTGCGTCGGGTCCTGTCCCAAGGGCATTCCGTTCGCCAGCATCGCCACGCTCAACCGGGAATTCCTGAAGGCCAGCCGCACCAGGCGGTGA